From Patescibacteria group bacterium, a single genomic window includes:
- a CDS encoding glutamine--fructose-6-phosphate aminotransferase, translating to MCGIFGYIGTKNNAAALVLEGLKTLEYRGYDSWGIAEVDGEKILTEKHVGKIGQATTILPESTLAIGHTRWATHGGVNITNAHPHLDCTKKIALIHNGIVENYVELKDELIKRKHSFNSETDTEVIVHLIEEYAKKYEFATAVRLAFNRLKGLNAIVALSVDQCEIVACKNGSPLVVGIGDKELFIASDAVGIIPHTKKIIFLKDNEMVVLNDSVSVNLLTTGDRITPEIEIIDWERREEGSMGNFPHFMIKEIHDQDHIIRHISKNLLSEIEQISTIIKKARGTFFIGAGTAYHACLAGTYLFAKIAKMHVNTAVASEFNYLEDFLTSESLIIALSQSGETIDVIEPLQRAKEKGTKIVAMVNNLGSTIYRMSDHKILLNAGPELAVASTKAYIAKLALLLLLVGTLSGQQKRIQNLLLKSAEEIKRLLSNNSKKEIKKIAQFLANKEHIYTIGRGVSYPTALEAALKIKEVSYIHTEGLAGGELKHGTIALISDGTPCIVFAPLDETHGAIISNATEIKARGGVIIGISPKKSTVFDYWIKVRDLQEATILAQIVPAQLLAYFLALEKNVDPDKPRNLAKSVTVK from the coding sequence ATGTGTGGAATCTTCGGATACATCGGAACTAAAAATAATGCTGCGGCTCTTGTTTTGGAAGGTTTGAAAACTCTTGAATATCGTGGTTACGACTCATGGGGAATAGCTGAAGTTGATGGAGAAAAAATCCTTACAGAGAAACATGTAGGAAAGATTGGACAAGCCACTACTATTCTTCCTGAAAGTACACTGGCAATTGGACATACTAGATGGGCTACACATGGAGGAGTAAATATTACTAACGCTCATCCCCATCTGGATTGCACAAAAAAGATTGCACTAATTCACAATGGTATCGTAGAAAACTATGTTGAATTAAAGGATGAACTGATTAAGAGAAAACACTCTTTTAATTCAGAGACAGATACAGAGGTCATCGTCCATCTAATAGAGGAGTATGCAAAGAAATATGAATTCGCAACAGCTGTGCGGCTAGCTTTTAATAGATTAAAAGGTCTCAACGCAATTGTTGCACTTAGTGTAGATCAGTGTGAAATTGTGGCTTGCAAAAATGGTTCGCCTCTTGTTGTGGGTATTGGTGATAAAGAGTTATTTATTGCATCAGATGCGGTAGGAATAATTCCTCATACAAAAAAAATTATTTTTCTTAAAGATAATGAGATGGTAGTTCTTAATGATTCGGTTTCTGTCAATTTGCTTACGACAGGAGATAGAATCACTCCTGAGATTGAGATTATTGATTGGGAAAGAAGAGAAGAAGGAAGTATGGGTAATTTTCCGCATTTTATGATCAAAGAGATACATGATCAAGATCATATTATTCGTCATATCAGTAAAAACTTACTCTCTGAAATAGAACAAATCTCGACTATTATTAAAAAGGCAAGGGGTACTTTTTTTATTGGCGCAGGTACTGCTTATCATGCATGTCTTGCAGGAACATATCTCTTTGCAAAGATTGCTAAAATGCATGTCAATACTGCAGTTGCTTCAGAGTTTAATTATCTTGAAGATTTCTTAACTTCAGAAAGTCTGATTATTGCTCTTTCACAATCTGGGGAAACCATAGATGTGATAGAGCCTCTTCAGCGAGCCAAGGAGAAAGGGACGAAAATTGTGGCAATGGTAAATAATTTGGGTTCAACTATTTATCGTATGTCAGACCATAAAATACTACTTAATGCAGGACCTGAGCTTGCAGTTGCTTCAACCAAAGCATATATAGCGAAATTAGCATTACTTTTACTTCTTGTAGGTACTCTAAGTGGTCAGCAAAAGCGAATACAAAATCTTCTTCTTAAGTCTGCAGAGGAAATAAAGAGGTTGCTTAGTAACAACTCAAAAAAAGAGATTAAAAAAATTGCTCAGTTTCTCGCCAATAAAGAGCATATCTATACAATAGGAAGAGGTGTATCATACCCTACGGCTCTTGAAGCCGCTCTGAAGATAAAAGAAGTAAGCTATATTCATACAGAAGGTTTAGCAGGTGGAGAATTAAAACATGGGACGATAGCATTAATCTCTGATGGTACGCCTTGTATTGTTTTTGCTCCTTTAGACGAAACACATGGGGCTATTATTTCCAATGCAACTGAAATAAAAGCAAGAGGTGGGGTTATTATTGGTATTAGTCCAAAAAAAAGCACGGTTTTTGACTATTGGATTAAAGTGCGAGATCTACAAGAAGCTACAATTCTTGCACAAATTGTACCTGCACAACTACTTGCGTACTTTCTCGCTTTAGAAAAGAATGTGGATCCTGATAAGCCAAGAAATCTTGCAAAAAGTGTGACAGTTAAGTAA